Proteins from one Acidobacteriota bacterium genomic window:
- a CDS encoding chromophore lyase CpcT/CpeT has translation MKSLTLLCVVAFGIAASGYGNVSGVFSKDGSLNSGIRYQQPQSPEKDEEIALLASWLHGDYNSHAQADRDAAGKDPLVFKHRKITMHLTPCAIEGLPGPTVYIEQHASEAPDQPYRQRIYQIFRKRGEVTIRTYELIGGREAAKPYIMGYKNPEVLKSITATKLTPVCDLVVHRKGKEFVGKTPMPCPNMFNGAVEVTSDVTIGPDYLFSLDRGWAADGQQAWGPNDGVAFEFRRVNSASQ, from the coding sequence ATGAAATCTCTGACCTTATTATGTGTTGTGGCATTTGGGATTGCAGCTTCAGGGTATGGAAATGTATCGGGTGTGTTTTCCAAGGACGGTTCACTCAACAGTGGCATCCGGTACCAACAACCTCAATCTCCGGAAAAAGATGAGGAAATTGCACTTTTGGCGTCGTGGCTTCATGGTGATTACAATTCCCATGCTCAGGCAGACCGGGATGCAGCAGGAAAAGACCCGCTCGTTTTCAAACATCGAAAAATCACGATGCACCTCACCCCCTGCGCGATAGAAGGTCTGCCTGGCCCAACAGTGTATATCGAACAACACGCCTCCGAAGCGCCTGATCAACCCTATCGCCAGCGGATTTATCAGATTTTTCGGAAACGCGGCGAGGTTACGATTCGGACCTATGAACTCATCGGGGGTCGTGAAGCCGCTAAACCTTACATCATGGGCTATAAAAATCCCGAGGTCTTAAAATCAATCACCGCCACTAAACTCACACCCGTCTGTGATTTAGTAGTTCATCGCAAAGGCAAGGAATTTGTTGGAAAAACTCCCATGCCCTGCCCCAATATGTTTAATGGAGCGGTTGAAGTGACTTCAGACGTCACCATTGGTCCGGATTATCTGTTCAGCCTTGATCGTGGTTGGGCAGCCGACGGCCAGCAAGCCTGGGGTCCAAATGATGGCGTGGCTTTTGAATTTCGGCGGGTTAATTCTGCCAGTCAGTAG